A genomic window from Streptomyces mirabilis includes:
- a CDS encoding LysR family transcriptional regulator — MAHQQRSGPHLSPSSDTEDSAGMSRLLAPRLAYFAGVARTEHVTRAAQEMRVPQSTLSRAMARLEHDLGVDLFARRGRTVSLTPAGRTFLSSVERALAEIERAAEEVRADADPATGKVAFGFLHTMGSETVPGLIRAFRADHPRVRFSLVQNYGEAMLEGLRSGELDLCLTSPVPDAPDLVGRLLDEQKLRLVVPADHRLAARKRIRLAEAADETFVTLEPGYGMRRITDDLCQEAGFKPRIAFEGEEAETLRGLVAAGLGVALLPPPAVPRPGVVELTVTAPRAVREIGVAWLDGHPDTPPVAAFKRFLLSRRGHLLPD; from the coding sequence ATGGCGCATCAGCAAAGGTCAGGGCCTCACCTGTCACCGTCCAGTGACACAGAAGACAGCGCGGGCATGTCGAGGCTGCTCGCCCCACGCCTCGCGTACTTCGCCGGGGTCGCCCGTACGGAGCACGTCACGCGCGCCGCGCAGGAGATGCGGGTCCCCCAGTCGACGCTGTCGCGGGCCATGGCCCGGCTCGAACATGACCTGGGCGTCGATCTGTTCGCCCGCCGGGGCCGCACGGTCTCCCTCACCCCCGCGGGCCGTACGTTCCTCTCCTCCGTCGAGCGGGCCCTCGCCGAGATCGAGCGCGCCGCCGAGGAGGTGCGCGCGGACGCCGACCCGGCCACCGGCAAGGTCGCCTTCGGCTTCCTGCACACCATGGGCTCGGAGACCGTCCCCGGCCTGATCCGCGCCTTCCGCGCCGATCACCCCCGGGTCCGCTTCAGCCTCGTCCAGAACTACGGCGAGGCGATGCTGGAGGGACTGCGCTCGGGCGAGCTGGACCTGTGCCTCACCTCGCCGGTGCCGGACGCGCCCGACCTGGTGGGCCGCCTCCTCGACGAGCAGAAGCTCCGGCTCGTCGTCCCGGCCGACCACCGCCTCGCCGCCCGCAAGCGCATCCGCCTCGCCGAGGCCGCCGACGAGACCTTCGTGACCCTCGAACCCGGCTACGGCATGCGCCGCATCACCGACGACCTCTGTCAGGAGGCCGGTTTCAAGCCCCGCATCGCCTTCGAGGGCGAGGAGGCCGAGACCCTACGGGGCCTGGTGGCCGCCGGCCTCGGAGTCGCCCTCCTGCCTCCGCCGGCCGTGCCCCGCCCAGGGGTGGTCGAACTGACGGTCACGGCCCCGAGAGCGGTCCGCGAGATCGGAGTGGCATGGCTGGACGGCCACCCGGACACCCCACCGGTGGCCGCCTTCAAAAGGTTCCTACTGTCGCGAAGGGGCCATCTGCTGCCCGACTAG
- a CDS encoding sigma-70 family RNA polymerase sigma factor — protein sequence MSDGTATTDLDVRLEKHRVELTGYCYRMLGSSFEAEDAVQDTMVRAWRSYDKFEGRSSMRSWLYRIATNVCLDMLNAGNRRARPMDLSGPSPLAQAALTPRPDNTWLEPMPDARVLPTVGDPAEAAVAKESVRLAFMAALQQLPPKQRAVLILREVLAWKASEVAELLGTTVASVNSALQRARATLSESDSAEAAVSDPLDEEQQKLLERYVAAFEGYDMTALTALLHEDAIMTMPPFDLWLRGTGDITGFMTTLGASCAGSRLLPVAVNGLPGFAHYKPDPEEGGFSAWAIQALEISDGRITGFHCFLDTKRWFPLFGLPLHLEAESD from the coding sequence ATGAGCGACGGTACGGCGACGACAGATCTGGACGTGCGGCTGGAGAAGCACCGGGTCGAGCTGACCGGGTACTGCTATCGGATGCTCGGCTCCTCCTTCGAGGCGGAGGACGCGGTGCAGGACACGATGGTCCGCGCCTGGCGGAGCTACGACAAGTTCGAGGGCCGTTCGTCGATGCGGTCCTGGCTGTACCGGATCGCCACCAACGTCTGCCTCGACATGCTGAACGCGGGCAACCGGAGGGCGCGTCCGATGGATCTGAGTGGTCCCTCACCCCTGGCTCAGGCGGCGCTCACCCCGCGCCCGGACAACACCTGGCTGGAGCCGATGCCCGACGCGCGCGTGCTGCCCACGGTCGGTGACCCCGCCGAGGCCGCGGTGGCCAAGGAGTCGGTGCGCCTCGCCTTCATGGCCGCCCTGCAGCAGCTGCCGCCCAAGCAGCGCGCCGTGCTCATCCTGCGTGAGGTCCTGGCCTGGAAGGCGTCGGAGGTCGCCGAGCTGCTCGGGACGACGGTCGCCTCGGTCAACAGCGCGTTGCAGCGGGCCCGCGCGACCCTCTCGGAGAGCGACAGCGCCGAGGCCGCCGTCTCCGACCCGCTCGACGAGGAGCAGCAGAAGCTGCTCGAGCGCTATGTCGCCGCGTTCGAGGGGTACGACATGACGGCGCTGACCGCGCTGCTCCACGAGGACGCGATCATGACGATGCCGCCGTTCGACCTGTGGCTGCGCGGCACGGGCGACATCACCGGTTTCATGACGACCCTCGGTGCCTCCTGCGCGGGTTCGCGCCTGCTGCCGGTCGCGGTCAACGGTCTGCCGGGATTCGCGCACTACAAGCCGGATCCCGAGGAGGGCGGCTTCAGTGCCTGGGCGATCCAGGCACTGGAGATCTCAGACGGCCGCATCACCGGGTTCCACTGCTTCCTGGACACCAAGCGCTGGTTCCCGCTCTTCGGCCTCCCCCTCCACCTCGAAGCGGAGTCCGACTAG
- a CDS encoding MFS transporter gives MPSASTGASTTVGATSSVTSSTAAVDSRLTPGGPGYRRMSFALFLAGVATFALLYSTQALLPLVSTDFGVSASEASWTVSAATGALALFVLPMSALSERFGRRTLMTTSLAVAVTVGLLVPFAPSIGALVALRAVQGAALAGLPASATAYLAEEVRPKALITAIGLFVAGNSVGGMSGRVITGWVAQEWGWRVAVATIGIIAVACAVAFRMLLPAPKHFTPGSLRPRVLARTVRDHLANPLLRRLYAIGALFMMVFGGVYTVIGYRLTEAPFSLPQGIIGSIFLVYLVGTVSASTAGRLVARLGRRGSLYLAGGTTTAGLLLSLVDSLPLVLLGLVLITAGFFAGHAVASSSVSHTAKQGRAQASALYQSAYYIGSSAGSTLGAVAFHAGGWAGTVALGLFAVLGVVTITLLGSHAARAQARHEPALAH, from the coding sequence ATGCCTTCCGCCAGTACCGGGGCGTCCACCACCGTGGGCGCCACCTCCTCCGTCACGTCCTCCACCGCCGCCGTCGACTCCCGTCTCACCCCGGGTGGGCCCGGCTACCGCCGCATGAGCTTCGCGCTCTTCCTCGCGGGTGTGGCGACCTTCGCGCTCCTCTACTCCACACAGGCCCTCCTCCCGCTCGTCTCCACGGACTTCGGGGTCAGCGCGAGCGAGGCGAGCTGGACGGTGTCCGCGGCGACGGGTGCGCTGGCGCTGTTCGTCCTCCCCATGAGCGCGCTGTCGGAGCGGTTCGGACGGCGTACGTTGATGACGACGTCGCTGGCGGTCGCGGTAACGGTCGGGCTCCTGGTCCCCTTCGCCCCGTCGATCGGCGCGCTGGTCGCGCTGCGGGCGGTGCAGGGCGCGGCGCTGGCGGGCCTTCCGGCCTCCGCGACGGCCTATCTGGCGGAGGAGGTCCGCCCGAAGGCCCTGATCACGGCGATCGGCCTCTTCGTGGCGGGCAACAGCGTCGGCGGGATGAGCGGCCGGGTCATCACCGGCTGGGTCGCGCAGGAGTGGGGATGGCGGGTCGCCGTCGCCACGATCGGGATCATCGCGGTGGCCTGCGCGGTCGCCTTCCGTATGCTCCTGCCCGCGCCGAAGCACTTCACGCCCGGCTCGCTGCGGCCGCGGGTGCTGGCCCGTACGGTCCGTGACCACCTCGCGAACCCGCTGCTGCGTCGGCTGTACGCGATCGGCGCGCTGTTCATGATGGTCTTCGGCGGGGTCTACACGGTGATCGGCTACCGCCTGACCGAGGCCCCGTTCTCCCTCCCCCAGGGCATCATCGGCTCGATCTTCCTGGTGTACCTGGTCGGTACGGTGTCGGCGTCCACGGCGGGCAGGCTGGTCGCCCGCCTGGGCCGGCGCGGCTCCCTGTACCTGGCGGGCGGCACCACGACCGCCGGCCTGCTCCTCTCCCTCGTCGACTCCCTCCCCCTCGTCCTGCTCGGCCTGGTGCTGATCACCGCGGGCTTCTTCGCGGGCCACGCGGTGGCGTCCTCGTCGGTCAGCCACACCGCCAAGCAGGGCCGCGCCCAGGCCTCCGCCCTCTACCAGTCCGCGTACTACATCGGCTCCAGCGCGGGCAGCACGCTCGGCGCGGTCGCCTTCCACGCGGGCGGGTGGGCCGGGACGGTGGCACTCGGACTGTTCGCGGTCCTCGGCGTCGTCACGATCACACTGCTCGGCTCCCACGCGGCCCGCGCCCAGGCCCGCCACGAACCGGCCCTGGCGCACTGA